The proteins below come from a single Necator americanus strain Aroian chromosome V, whole genome shotgun sequence genomic window:
- a CDS encoding hypothetical protein (NECATOR_CHRV.G18780.T1): MLQLCRSRSGNQDDERPDLRAGQKETNGLGTFKSIEDVVKGTKNIWLCAHLLSNIFLLWPTHRKRGFRKQEENAISVIERGTEKVMRVVTRFTQGKERIRIHSYITNRRSETPPHMLSKAKLVGPET, from the coding sequence atgctccagctttGTAgatctaggtcgggaaatcaagatgatgaacgacctgacctccgagctgggcagaaggaaacgaatGGCTTGGGGACAtttaagagcatcgaggatgtagtgaagggGACTAAGAACATCTGGCTCTGTGCTCATCTATTGAGCAACATCTTTCTGCTTTGGCCTACGCATCGAAAACGTgggtttcgcaagcaggaggaaaatgcgatcagcgtcatagaacgcggaACTGAAAAGGTGATGCGAGTAGTAACCCGCTTTACCCAAGGGAAAGAAAGGATTCGAATTCACTCCTACATCACtaatcgaagatcagagacgccgccgcataTGCTAAGCAAAGCAAAATTGGTTGGGCCGGAGACGTGA